Proteins co-encoded in one Aspergillus luchuensis IFO 4308 DNA, chromosome 6, nearly complete sequence genomic window:
- a CDS encoding putative Patatin-like serine hydrolase (COG:S;~EggNog:ENOG410QE5Q;~InterPro:IPR016035,IPR002641;~PFAM:PF01734;~go_process: GO:0006629 - lipid metabolic process [Evidence IEA]), producing MADGGGVRGYSMLIILQELMYRVYVECEGKAPRRDEIPKPCDHFDLIVGTGTGGLIALMLGRLRLDLETCKDVYVRMTRRVFETDKTFAGIPFHKTLFKASKLEEAIRECVREHTVFEAEGNDLSPSARNSLASAPFSPNSMSVPQRSGSRASFSTTGSHSSGHASQRNSTFVNGLRWGNPDALLYDNREYRTKTAVTALYKGTTSRNGSTVLLRSYDSRKEPPPEFNCTVWQAGRATSATGLAFKPIQIGQHVFIDEGAGTYNPSPQALDEAVMNEWPGREIGVFVSVGTGKRPPGTNNRQHEWWEDFFGDALGTFAEARRRLIAKIEGCEDIHLAMLRDHLAKRNVSKDNYYRLNVEVGVGEFGMNEWNRLADISTNTRRYLTRPEVKHQILDAGVKFAKIERQHRRLADHAAAGQVDDGTSSIMHSPVLSVPPPSHPMAVELPAELPGDFVPYITTEDSLPAHPTPQDTVLPSPGRTSGDLASPGAGEVSRPSSRTHGSSRPSTGHGHDGLPPPVPPKTPIPYPSEYPSELGGIPMPMPTTTSPGHNHSGSLSGKLRPPYPVDEPPVVNKQRKPSYHVR from the exons ATGGCAGATGGTGGCGGCGTCCGTGGTTATTCCATGCTTATCATCCTCCAAGAACTCATGTACCGCGTCTACGTCGAATGTGAAGGCAAAGCTCCTCGTCGCGATGAAATTCCCAAACCCTGTGACCACTTCGACCTTATCGTCGGCACCGGAACCGGTGGCCTGATCGCCCTCATGCTGGGCCGGCTACGCCTCGATCTCGAGACCTGCAAAGATGTCTATGTCCGCATGACCCGCCGCGTGTTCGAAACCGACAAGACTTTCGCCGGCATTCCTTTCCACAAAACCCTGTTTAAGGCTTCTaagctggaagaagccaTCCGCGAATGCGTCCGCGAACATACCGTCTTCGAAGCGGAGGGTAACGATTTGAGCCCGTCGGCGCGCAATTCGCTGGCCAGTGCCCCTTTTAGTCCCAACTCCATGTCGGTGCCCCAGCGCTCGGGCAGTCGCGCTAGCTTCAGTACTACTGGCTCTCATTCGTCGGGTCATGCTAGTCAGCGGAATTCGACATTTGTGAACGGTTTGCGCTGGGGAAATCCGGATGCGCTGTTGTATGATAACCGGGAGTATCGGACGAAAAC TGCTGTGACTGCACTCTACAAAGGTACTACATCCCGCAACGGCTCTACCGTCCTCCTCCGGTCCTACGATTCGCGCAAGGAACCCCCGCCCGAGTTCAACTGCACCGTCTGGCAGGCTGGTCGTGCCACTTCGGCCACCGGGCTAGCCTTCAAGCCCATTCAGATTGGACAGCACGTCTTCATCGACGAAGGTGCCGGTACCTATAACCCCTCGCCGCAGGCGCTGGATGAAGCGGTTATGAATGAGTGGCCCGGTCGCGAAATCGGGGTGTTTGTCAGCGTGGGAACTGGCAAGCGCCCACCAGGCACCAACAATCGGCAACACGAGTGGTGGGAGGACTTCTTTGGGGATGCCCTGGGCACATTCGCAGAAGCCCGTCGACGTCTGATCGCCAAGATCGAGGGTTGCGAGGATATTCATTTGGCGATGCTGCGCGACCATCTAGCTAAGCGCAATGTGAGCAAGGACAACTACTACCGGCTGAACGTCGAGGTGGGCGTGGGCGAGTTTggcatgaatgaatggaaccGGCTGGCAGACATCAGCACCAACACACGGCGTTACCTGACGCGACCGGAGGTGAAGCACCAGATCCTGGATGCCGGTGTCAAGTTCGCCAAAATTGAGCGCCAACACCGCCGGCTGGCTGACCATGCGGCGGCGGGTCAGGTCGACGATGGGACCTCGTCTATCATGCACAGTCCAGTACTGTCGGTGCCGCCGCCATCGCACCCGATGGCCGTGGAGCTACCAGCTGAGCTGCCGGGTGACTTTGTGCCTTATATCACAACAGAGGACTCACTGCCAGCGCACCCCACGCCACAGGATACTGTGCTACCATCACCGGGGCGGACATCAGGCGACCTGGCCAGTCCGGGGGCTGGCGAGGTCAGTCGGCCTAGCTCACGGACGCACGGGTCCTCTCGACCCAGCACCGGGCATGGCCACGATGGCTTGCCTCCACCGGTGCCTCCCAAGACACCGATTCCTTATCCTTCTGAGTATCCCAGTGAACTGGGAGGTATTccgatgccgatgccgaCAACGACCAGCCCGGGACACAATCACAGTGGAAGTTTGAGTGGGAAACTTCGACCGCCATATCCAGTGGACGAGCCACCGGTGGTAAACAAGCAGCGGAAGCCGAGTTACCATGTGCGGTGA
- a CDS encoding DUF803 domain membrane protein (COG:S;~EggNog:ENOG410PIYM;~InterPro:IPR008521;~PFAM:PF05653;~TransMembrane:9 (o28-47i73-92o98-119i126-147o167-187i194-220o232-251i258-284o290-311i);~go_component: GO:0016021 - integral component of membrane [Evidence IEA];~go_function: GO:0015095 - magnesium ion transmembrane transporter activity [Evidence IEA];~go_process: GO:0015693 - magnesium ion transport [Evidence IEA]): MDSDNPLHPVNLLAARADSSSRPASYKAIGISLAIASGFFIGVSFVLKKKGLLRANVKYNEEAGEGYGYLKNLFWWGGMTLMIIGELCNFVAYAFVDAILVTPLGALTVVVTTILSAIFLKERLSFVGKVGCFCCILGSVVIALNAPEQSSVSDIQEMKSYVIAPGFLSYAGVIIVGCIVTAVWLGPKYGKKSMFVYISICSLIGGLSVVATQGLGSAILAQINGEAQFNQWFMYVLLVFVIATLLTEIIYLNKALNIFNAALVTPTYYVFFTSSTIVTSAVLFRGFKGSVSSIVTVILGFLQICAGVVLLQLSKSAKDVPDAAVFKGDLDQVREVATQEEPEFEPKADSIRATAAIIRRLSTPRRQMEAEEARRYFHDRAEDMKPPAENEVIEWDGLRRRKTVLGEGPTTLGRTRTLRNPSVKYPVPPLGMSHVPEERPDEPERPDTKQSSHSFLDDLRSRASSLFHPAWQPIQDEHAPPDPVTMTALSAHKPHPDTRYPQSIADDSRSHTPWGEERGAPSPPPHGGARRQFSFNTMLHRMKTGHEATASRSSIPPRPPRHRAQSVTEEERLGLVRGDSRGETAPDDDVDEKLDRFDSHDSTFDDGPGRLPSGSMHSPELYPARLRVNPLPPLPDEEPLEDPYAPVDMGRRGSHSSAGTLSSSGRSMGWRRHGSASSGGSVQLPGRRGAFI; encoded by the exons ATGGACTCCGATAATCCACTACATCCTGTGaacctcctcgccgcccGCGCCGACAGTTCCTCCCGTCCAGCCTCCTACAAAGCCATCGGTATCTCTCTCGCCATTGCCTCGGGCTTCTTCATCGGCGTCTCCTTCGTCCTCAAGAAGAAAGGTCTCCTCCGCGCCAACGTCAAGTacaatgaagaagctggcgaAGGGTACGGATACCTGAAGAACCTCTTCTGGTGGGGCGGCATGACCCTGATGATCATCGGGGAGCTGTGCAACTTTGTTGCCTATGCTTTTGTCGACGCTATTCTCGTGACGCCGTTGGGCGCACTGACGGTCGTGGTGACCACCATTTTGTCGGCGATCTTCCTGAAGGAGAGGCTGAGTTTTGTTGGGAAAGTGGGCTGCTTTTGCTGCATCTTGGGCAGTGTGGTTATTGCGTTAAATGCGCCGGAGCAGTCGTCGGTGAGTGATATTCAGGAAATGAAGAGCTATGTCATTGCTCCGGGGTTTTTGTCCTATGCTGGAGTGATTATCGTGGGGTGTATTGTCACAGCGGTTTGGTTGGGGCCTAAATATGGCAAGAAGAGCATGTTTGTGTATATCAGCATTTGCTCGTTGATTGGAGGGTTGAGTGTCGTGGCAACGCAGGGTCTGGGGTCCGCTATTCTGGCTCAGATAAATGGCGAGGCGCAATTTAACCAGTGGTTTATGTATGTCTTGCTGGTGTTTGTTATTGCGACGCTGTTGACTGAGATTATCTATCTCAAT AAAGCCCTCAACATCTTCAACGCTGCGCTGGTCACCCCCACCTACTATGTCTTCTTCACCAGTTCCACCATTGTCACCTCCGCCGTGCTGTTCCGCGGCTTCAAGGgatccgtctcctccatcgTCACGGTCATCCTAGGCTTTTTGCAGATCTGCGCTGGTGTCGTGCTACTGCAGCTGTCCAAGTCCGCCAAAGACGTTCCTGATGCCGCTGTCTTCAAGGGAGATCTCGACCAGGTGCGCGAGGTCGCCACGCAAGAAGAGCCTGAATTCGAGCCCAAGGCCGACTCCATTCGcgccaccgccgccatcatTCGTCGCCTCTCTACCCCACGTCGTCAGATGGAAGCCGAGGAAGCCCGGCGCTACTTCCACGACCGCGCGGAGGACATGAAGCCCCCAGCGGAGAATGAGGTGATCGAATGGGACGGGTTGCGCCGGCGCAAGACCGTCCTCGGCGAAGGTCCAACCACCCTGGGACGCACGCGAACCCTTCGCAACCCCTCGGTCAAGTATCCCGTTCCGCCACTGGGCATGTCGCACGTACCGGAAGAGCGACCAGACGAGCCTGAGCGACCCGACACGAAGCAGAGCAGCCATTCCTTCCTCGACGACCTGCGATCCCGCGCCTCGAGCCTCTTCCATCCCGCCTGGCAGCCCATTCAAGATGAACATGCCCCGCCGGACCCTGTTACCATGACGGCTTTGTCTGCCCACAAACCGCATCCCGACACCCGCTACCCGCAGTCCATCGCAGACGACTCGCGCAGCCACACGCCATGGGGAGAAGAGCGCGGGGccccctccccgccacccCACGGCGGCGCTCGACGCCAATTCTCATTCAACACCATGCTCCACCGAATGAAAACAGGCCACGAAGCAACTGCATCGCGAAGCAGCATTCCTCCCCGACCGCCTCGCCACCGGGCGCAGTCCgtcaccgaagaagaacgccTCGGCCTCGTGCGCGGCGACTCCCGCGGCGAGACAGCACCGGACGACGATGTGGACGAGAAGCTCGACCGATTCGACTCACACGATAGTACATTCGACGACGGACCCGGCCGATTGCCTTCCGGGTCAATGCATTCGCCGGAGCTATACCCCGCCCGGCTGCGCGTCAACCCGCTTCCACCGCTCCCGGACGAAGAGCCGCTTGAAGATCCGTATGCACCAGTGGATATGGGCCGGCGCGGATCGCATAGTAGCGCGGGGACGCTGTCGTCGAGCGGACGGAGTATGGGCTGGCGCAGACATGGATCGGCGAGTAGTGGAGGCAGTGTGCAACTGCCCGGGAGACGAGGAGCATTCATCTAA
- a CDS encoding CinA family protein (COG:S;~EggNog:ENOG410PNYZ;~InterPro:IPR008136,IPR036653;~PFAM:PF02464), whose translation MSEFPPSSLRPLIEEVFHLLRTRKETISVAETASGGLISACLLSAPGASSIYKGGLTVYTLDSRITYTGWTPQHLENYSGPTPEIVAGIAENVRGTLKSTYTVCESGTAGPTGGTSRNRTPGYVALAVSTPSGTVTREVETGTAEREKNMVLFAGEGLKLVRDLLIGEVKPTTPAL comes from the exons ATGTCTGAATTCCCTCCATCCAGTCTCCGCCCCCTTATCGAAGAAGtcttccacctcctccgcacccGCAAAGAGACCATTTCCGTCGCTGAAACC GCATCGGGAGGCCTCATTTCTGCCTGTCTCCTCTCAGCCCCAGGCGCATCCAGCATCTACAAAGGCGGGCTGACG GTATACACCCTCGACTCCCGCATTACCTACACCGGCTGGACCCCTCAGCATCTAGAGAACTACAGTGGCCCGACCCCAGAAATAGTGGCGGGGATCGCGGAAAATGTGCGCGGCACACTGAAATCTACATATACCGTTTGTGAGAGTGGCACGGCAGGACCGACAGGTGGGACGAGCAGGAATCGGACCCC TGGATATGTGGCGCTCGCAGTATCGACGCCGTCTGGAACGGTGACAAGGGAGGTGGAGACGGGAACCgcggaaagagaaaagaacatGGTGCTttttgctggggagggattGAAGTTGGTGAGGGATTTACTTATTGGAGAGGTTAAGCCTACCACTCCAGCACTGTAG